CGGTTCAAATCCGTCCGCCCCGACCAATAGATTTTATTAGATAATTCCCAATAATCGTCGACCTATCCACAATCGTATCCACGAAATGCATCAAAAAATCGGGCGGTGAGCGACCGAGATCGCAATTTCGTGTGGTGATGCTGTCCGATACGCTGATCTCAGCCGAGGTGTTCCGCGTTCGGGCGGCCGTCACGCGGACGCTAAGGCCGGGGGATCTTCATGCCGCGTTGTACCGCGGGGCGGCTCGAGACAGTCGCGAACCATCGTTTAACATTTGGATATTCTGAAAGTTCGATGCCTTGCCACTCGTGGCGAGCAATCCAGGGATAACTTGCGATGTCCGCGATTGAATAGGCGCCAGCGAGGTACTCCACCTCGCCAAGTCGCCGCTCGATGACGCCATAAAGGCGTGCGGCCTCCTTCTCGTAACGCGTAACCGCGTAGGGAATTGGCTCAGGTGCGAAGCGGCGGAAATGGTGGGCCTGCCCAAACATTGGACCGAGTCCGCTTACTTGGAACATCAGCCACGCGATTGTCGTCATGCGTTCCGCATGGGTGCTTGGCAGCAACATTCCCGCCTTTTCGGCAAGATAAATAAGGATAGCACCCGACTCGAAGACGACGAGGTCGCGCCCGTCAGGGCCCTCATGGTCGACAATCGTGGGGATCTTGCCATTCGGGTTGAGCGCCAGATATTCAGGCGCAAATTGGTCGCCATTCGCAATGTCCACTTTGAACACCGTATATGGCAGACCCGCCTCCTCGAGCATGATTGAAATTTTACGGCCGTTCGGCGTCGGCCACGTATAAAGATCAATCATCTAGATTTTCCCTCAGCGGGTCTTCCGCCTTCGAGGCGTTGCTCCGCGGCAATATGAATCTCACGTCGTAGATCCGCATTGGCTCGCATGAGCCGATTGAAATCGCGATAGGCTAGTCGGAGTAGTTGACAATACCCGATGGCAACGACATTTGCGTTTCGTGGCTGTTGATTGAGGAGCGCCAATTCGCCAAAGAAGTCACCCGTTCCGAGACGAACGGGATCGGGGGTGATTTGAACTTCTACCGCCCCGGATGAAATAAAGTACATGCTGTCGCCTCGGTCACCTTTGTGGACGATCATTTCTCCCGGCACTGCAAGGCGTGGGCGAAGTAATCTGCTTATCTTCCTGCGTGCTTTGGCCTCAACCGTGCTAAACATGGAAACGCGTGCAATGAGGTCAGCGCGTCTCAGGCCGAGATCGAGTTTCGGCCGCCGCTCTGCGAGGCGACGTCGGGACCGCAAATTGCGGCTCAAATCGTTAAATACCTCTGGTGTGATCACGGACTCGTCGCGAAGCCTCTGGTATTGCCCTTCCTCGAGGCCAATCGCTCTGAGGGCGAGAAATTGCGCCTGCAGCGCACGAGCGTAGGCGGGGTATTGAAGCACGACCGCTTCGATGGCCCTCCCGACATCATCGAAACGGATCGCCAACTCACCGTCCAATGTCTTCCTTGGGCCATCGCCAAAGAGTGGGCGAAGCTGAGACGCATTGAACTGGCGCAACTCTTGGATGACGACGCGCGCGGTAAGGTGCGCTTCGAACCGATCGGCGATCTCGCTTGCAAGTGGACGTGCGATGCCGAGGCGGCGCTGGACCTCAAGTAAGAGGCGGATTCGCGGAGAAAACGCCGTCAATTGTTTTGCCGCCTTACGGTATTCCGCAATTCCGCCCGGTTTGACGGCGTCTCGAAGAATGGTGACGTGCGCTACCAGTCGCGACAGCGCTCGGCGCGACATGGTGCGCGCCTCGAAGTGCTGCAAATACAGCTCCCGTTCTCGCCCGATGAGAATTTGGACGCTTGCGCGCAGACGCGGCTCGGCGGGAAGCTGTGCGTCCTCCTCCGCTATCTGCGCCGCGACGTCCTCATAGCGGCTGTAGGGTTGGAGAGCCTCGTCTATCGCCGCACTAACGACACCATGCTCACGCGCAATTTTTCCGACTTCGCCGCCGATTGTCGAGAGGTAAAGACCGGTCACGCGGTCACGTAGCGCAAGGTCGGCTGGCGATAGTCGATCGAGGCGAAGGAGGCGCATCAGCG
This window of the Alphaproteobacteria bacterium genome carries:
- a CDS encoding glutathione S-transferase N-terminal domain-containing protein, with amino-acid sequence MIDLYTWPTPNGRKISIMLEEAGLPYTVFKVDIANGDQFAPEYLALNPNGKIPTIVDHEGPDGRDLVVFESGAILIYLAEKAGMLLPSTHAERMTTIAWLMFQVSGLGPMFGQAHHFRRFAPEPIPYAVTRYEKEAARLYGVIERRLGEVEYLAGAYSIADIASYPWIARHEWQGIELSEYPNVKRWFATVSSRPAVQRGMKIPRP
- a CDS encoding cyclic nucleotide-binding domain-containing protein; amino-acid sequence: GLVVNYDGQRRLSPSSWKVLIRTWEQISFWATSLIFLLAAMMVPDMLAGASLYQMGELALLIVAAFAARAVTLYGLLPALSFLRVAEHVGKDHKLVILWGGMRGAVSLALALAATQNAALPPETRQFVGVLASGFILFTLFVGAPTVRPLMRLLRLDRLSPADLALRDRVTGLYLSTIGGEVGKIAREHGVVSAAIDEALQPYSRYEDVAAQIAEEDAQLPAEPRLRASVQILIGRERELYLQHFEARTMSRRALSRLVAHVTILRDAVKPGGIAEYRKAAKQLTAFSPRIRLLLEVQRRLGIARPLASEIADRFEAHLTARVVIQELRQFNASQLRPLFGDGPRKTLDGELAIRFDDVGRAIEAVVLQYPAYARALQAQFLALRAIGLEEGQYQRLRDESVITPEVFNDLSRNLRSRRRLAERRPKLDLGLRRADLIARVSMFSTVEAKARRKISRLLRPRLAVPGEMIVHKGDRGDSMYFISSGAVEVQITPDPVRLGTGDFFGELALLNQQPRNANVVAIGYCQLLRLAYRDFNRLMRANADLRREIHIAAEQRLEGGRPAEGKSR